The Paroedura picta isolate Pp20150507F chromosome 17, Ppicta_v3.0, whole genome shotgun sequence genome contains the following window.
CCTAGGGGGCGGGAGGTGGGGCGGAAAGAGCCTCCAGCCAGCCTCTGTGGCGCTTTTCTCCCGGCCCGTTGGCAACCCTGCTCTCTGGACGGGGGGGGGATTGAGGGTCTGCTCCTGCTTGGCGTTTCTGGACCCGTCGCCTTCTGAGCATTCGCCTGTTTTGATTTCGGCCAGTCTGGGCCCAAAGGTCCCTTGGAGACAGAGGgcgtttaatggggggggggggggtccttgtgcATGCGCACCTTTCACACATTTCTGGGGATcagcattcatgtgcatgcacacctgtAAGGACCAGCAGAGTTTTATTCTGCGTAGGAACTTCCAGGTACAGAATTAAAGTTggctgttcttaaaggtgcccctggactctccctttgttttgctgcttcagacccacccagtgacccccccccccgaaggtgtAAAGCCGCAAAGGTTTCTGGAACCAGACTTTGTATCTGTTTACGTAGAGAAGCTTCCACAGCTTCCAGAGAGGAGCCTTATGTTTGTTTCCATGCACAGCTGGCCACATAGCTGAAAGCAGTGGTGCTTCATAGACCTGGACCATGAGATGGCTGACAAAATGTGTCACGCTTTGCTCTCCGCCTGggcagaacagttttttaaaaacacagcgaCATTTGCTTGTTTTGAGGGTGACCTTTGTAACTTAAGACCAGAGTGCCCCAGTGTCAGACACGGAAAGCAGGCAGGTCACATGGAGGCTTGCAACTCTCCTGGGTCTGGGTTTTGAGGTGGCCGTTTGTGCTCTCTGTGCAGAGATCTTGTTGGGCTGCAGTCTCATCCTGCTTTTGCTTCCTGCAGGGGTTCGACCTCATCCCCTCATACACGCTGCCTCATTTCACACCAGCTCTGCGGCCTCTGCCAAGGAGGATTACTACCAGGTTTTGGGAGTACCTCGCACGGCTAGCCAGAAGGAGATCAAGAAGGCCTATTACCAGGTACGCTCACTGAAGAGGATTGGGCCAGGTCTTAACTCTTAAAATAGGAAAatcagccatggggggggggtgcagggacATAGAATGGCTGGCTTTGGGTCAaggtggggagtgtgtgtgtatatgagtGTTCaacagcacctgaaagactagcaaaatttgtctCAGGAAGAATTGCTGTgcgtcactgctcacttcttcagtgactcacgGTAGCTCCGCTCCTACCACAAATTGtactagtcttgaaggtgctcctggagtaatttctgctgctacagatggCAGCCAACCCCCGCATACCTGGCTTGAACAACAGTTCTCTGGAGCTCAAAAGCTTAATCACAATTCTGTGATATTTCGGAGGGTTTTAAGAACAGTGTTCCGTACTGTTCCCTTTGGAtaaaatattaagaagaagagctggttcttagatgccgcttttctctacccgaaggagtcacaaaggagcttacagtcgccttccctttcctctccccagaacagacaccctgtgagggaggggaggctgagagagccctgagattactgaagaagaagaagagttggttcttagatgccgcttttccctacccgaaggaggctcaaagcggcttccaatcaccttccctttcctctccccacaacagacaccctgtggggtgagtgaggctgagagagccctgatatcactgcccggtcagagcagctttatcagtgccgtggcgagcccaaggtcacccagctggttgcatgagggggagtgtagattcaaacctggctcgtccgattagaagtctgccctcctaaccactacaccaagcttggctCTTAAGCAAACAAGGATCATAAACTGACCAGTAATTGAAATGACAGAACTGGGACAccaagggggtggggagttaaAGGGAATGGCGGATCATGTGGGATTACAATGCCTCACCtggtcaggctgagagaaagaggagaaattAGTGAGCAGGTGAGTGGAATTTATGTTTATTTTCCTGGTTCTATTTCTTTAGGGTCCATCCTTGAAGTTGCTGTTCTTGTTCAAATTATTTTCCTTTGGATTATGCAGCTTTTGTTTGAAGACCTGCTGTCTAAAACAGGGACGATGTTGCTGTGGTATAAAATTGTGTGCTTTCCCTTTGTACTCTAATCTGCACATCCGTACGGTGAATGTAAAGCAAGCCTTTCTTTACTTAGCTTGCCAAGAAGTACCACCCGGACACCAACAAGGACGATCCGAAAGCAAAGGAAAAGTTCTCCCAGCTGGCCGAAGCCTATGAGGTGAGGGGCCCTCTTGGGGAGGGGCTTGTTCCGGGGCCGGTCCCTAGCTGGGCCTCTGCTCAGCCAAGCAACCTCGGAAAGGAAGATGCCGTGACCACATGGCCCTCCTCACAGGTCTTGAGCGACGAGGTCAAGCGGAAGCAGTATGACACCTACGGCACGGCCAGCTTTGATGCCGGCGCAGGAGGCTCCAGGCAGCAGTACTGGGGGAGAGGGCCCACGGTGGACCCCGAGGAGCTCTTCCGGAAGATCTTCGGGGAGTTTTCCGGGTCCCCCTTTGGAGACTTCCACACCGTCTTTGACCAGCCGCAGGAGGTGAGCAGGGACTGGTGAGGAATCCTTTCTCTCTGCAGCGTCTCTTTTGAGGGCAGagcacagccccccctccctgcgGAGTCCCACGGGATGCGGAGGCCGAGCGAAGAAGTTTGGAGCTCTCGTGTCCTGCTGCTAATTTCCTTGAACTCCTTTTCTGCACATGCCCCATTCGTGTGATTTTTGGCCAGCTGGTCGCTGAAACAAGACACAAgccatgatgggtgggtggagagcAACCATGGTTGCAGAGTAGGCCAGCCCAGGGAGAGCTCCGCACCATCAGAGCTTGAACTTTCTTGGGGTAAATGTGGCCTTTGGAAGCCCACACCTGTTGAGAAAAGATGTGACAGATCTGCCCTCGGCTGTTGGTTGGTAACACTTCAACCCAGAAGTGGGCTGTGTGTGATGAGATGATGCGGAATTGAGAAGAGAGGAACAAGGAAGGCCTGTCTTTGGGCGGGCTGCAGCTGGCTGCTCTTCCCACTTTTGCTCCAAGGCCCTCTGGTACAACAATGGCATCTGATGCCTTCTGGGAAGGTGTCTGAGCGTGGCAGAAGGAAGGAGCGGTCTCCTGCTCTTTGGGGAGGCATCCTGAAGGGCCGTGGCCGGAGCCAGGGGGGGATACAGCTGACCCGTGTTCTCTCCCTACCTCCCCTCCAGTACATCATGGAGCTGACGTTCACTCAGGCAGCCAAGGGGGTGAACAAGGAGATCGTGGTGAACATCAACGACGCCTGCCAGCGCTGTGACGGCCGAGGCCACGAGCCAGGGACCAAAGTGCAGCACTGCCACTACTGCAACGGCACCGGCATGGTAAGCCCAGCGGCCACCCCCTACGCACATCCCTGCATTCTTACAGGTGCAATACTGTCAGAAATCTTCATACATACAGTGGTCTTTCCCAACCGTGTCACAAAGTCTTCCCCAACCCTACCGCTCCCAGTCAACCTCCAAACTCCCCAAGCAGACCCACgattaagctaaccctaacccttacttAAGAAATTCCCCCCTAATACaaatccctatatttttatttacatgtACAACTATGTCAGAAAATATGTATATATGCAATGACGTTTCCAACCCATGTCACAACATCTAGCCTTAACCCTAACTTGAGAAATTACCCTAGAAGGGACCATGCCTGGCTAAAGGAAAGGGGGTCCTGGGGAGGCTGACTCAGCTCGTGTtcgtctgtccccccccctccccccccaggagaCCATTAACACCGGCCCCTTTGTGATGCGCTCCACGTGCCGGAGGTGCGGTGGCCGGGGCTCCGTCATGACGACCCCTTGTGCGCTGTGCCGAGGGTCTGGCCAGACCAAGCAGAAGAAGACGGTGATGGTCCCAGTGCCAGcaggtcagtgtgggtgggcTGGCCGCGGCCCCCGTGCAGCTGAGCGCCTTGGGTGGGTCAGAGTGAGCGGGGCAGAGCCGCTCCAGGCAGGATGCGGCAGGGAGGGCAACCTGCCCCTGGGTCGAGGGGGTTAGTGAGTCGGCCCCTCTCAGAAACGGGTTCTGTGCCTTTCGGGCCTCTTCTTCCACTTCTGGGAGGGGCAAGGCTCTGGGTGTCATCAACCGGCCTCAGCAAGCAGGCCTCTGTGCTAcagggcaggtagctgtgagccACACAGTGGTCTGTCTCCAACGTGGCTCCCCCCGGAAAGGAGcgatcctcttcctcctcctctgagcaTGTCCTGCCAGAGGGTGACCGTTGACCACACAGAGGGGTGCTGTGGAGTCTATTCATGAGGGCCCAAGAGCCAGGAGTCTTGTGCATGACACTTGCTCTGCGGCTGGCCATCTGGATGGTCTTGTGGCTCCGGGCAGCCACTCCCCTGGAGTTTAGGACGCCTACAGTCCTGCCTTTGTCCGGGGCTCTGGACAGCTTAAAACGGCAGTGAAAATGGACATTCCGACACTCGCGCACCCCTCCAGCCACGGAGAAAACCTAACAAAACGTGCTTAAGTGTTGCTCCGTGGCCTGAGCAAGCACCAGGCGCCTCTCTGACCTGCGCCTGAGCAGTTGCGAACGGCCCAGAAGGGAAGGAGCCCCTGCGCGTGTCTCCGGCCGAGGACCTCACCCTTCCCCTCTTGCTTGGTTCCAGGTGTGGAGGATGGGCAGACGGTCCGAATGCCCGTGGGAAAGAAGGAGATCTTCATCACCTTCAGGGTAGGCACCTGGGCAGCGCTCCGGTCCGCAGCGGGACGGGACACATCCGGCCCTGCCCCGTCCCCTGCCCAAGAGCCACGAGTCCGTCCTTTGTTCTCAGGTTCAGAAGAGCTCCGTGTTCAGGAGAGACGGTGCAGACGTGCACTCGGACCTCTTCATCTCGGTGGCGCAGGCTGTCTTGGGGGGGACGGCCCGGGCACCCGGCCTGTACGAGACCATCAACATCACGGTAGGTCCTTGCGGCCGACTCGGCTGTACTCGCAGCAGAGGGACGGGGGGCCCCAGGAATGCCGGTGGGGCAGCTTTGGGGTTCTGGCAGGGCTCAGGTAGCGTTTCGTCTCTGCCGTCGTCCAGAAAGGTCAGGATATGTTTGCTGTAGGAGAGGCCGatgggggagggcggggcttcCTTCTGGCCAAAGGAAGTCAACCCAGAACTCCTGAATTTAACTCCTGTTAAATTCCCCCTGGTGGGGCAGCTCCCAAGAGAAATCAGCAGGGGGTCCGCCTGCCTCCGCCTGAAAGAGCCCCTTCTCCCCCAGATCCCAGCGGGCATCCAGACCGATGAGAGGATCCGGATGAGTGGGAAGGGCATTCCGAGGGTGAACAGTTACGGCTACGGAGACCACTACATTCACATCAAGATCAGAATTCCCAAGTAAGTCACGGCTGCAgagagcgtgtgtgtgtgggggggggaggggtatttaCCTGTgaacagggagggagagaaagagtgcCACGGATGGAGCCTGccaagagagagcccctctccagacAGGCTCTTCATCCCATGGGGCTCTAGCCAGGAGCAcctggctggtctctgctgttCGTTCCTTGGCCTGGGGAGgtatccccaaccccccccccccggactcctGCTTGCAACCCCTCCGCCCACTTCCAGGGCAGCCTCTGCAGGGGATGCCCCTTGCACAGAAACCCGGGGAAATGCGGTCCCACTTCTCTCTCTGAGCTGCCCCCCTGGCCTGGGCTTCCGTGAGTGCCGCAGAGCTTCCCCTCCAGGGTCCCTTTTTTGCCACGCTGCAGGAGGCTGACAGACCGGCAGCGGGCCTTGATGCTGAGCTACGCAGAGGATGAGACGGAGGTGGAAGGGACGGTCAGCGGCATCGCCCACACCAACACCGGTACACCCATCCGGCCACTCGacacgggggtgggtggggtggggtggactcAGAGGGCGCATCTCCCCCGCCGTCTCGGAAGCGTCGTGCTAAATTGAACGGTCTCAGCAGCAACCAGCACTGGGCGTGGGCTGTGCCCCACCTGCGCAGAAGTTCCTTTGTGCAAAATAGGGCCAGCCACTGCAAGGGGGACGGGAGGACTCAGCTTTGCTCTTGCCAAAGGGCTCTTTGGGACGCACCCCTCGCCCCGTGGGGTTTTTGGCAGACCTCAAAGACATCTGTGGGTCAAGTGGGCCTCGCTTGGCAGAATCCGAAGTCCCCACAGGCCCAGGCAGAGAGGAGGGAAAAGCAGTTTTCTGTCACTTGATTCTCCCCCTGTACGGCCAGCCTTTCCTGCTGAGACTAGGGGCAGGAGGTCCAGAATATAGAAACCGATGCAAGCAAACAGCAGACAGCTAGTTAATGGTAAAATCGGGCAGGGGATAGAGAAATGGGGCGCAGGAGAAGCCTGCCTGAGGCAGGACATCCCATCATGCAAGAAAGCAGCTGAGGCTTGGCCGCCCACCGGCCCTCGCCTGGCCCTGAGGACCTTGAAACCAGCTGGGGGAGACACGGGTGAAGGGGGCAAAGAGACAGAGAGCGAGGATGAGGGGGCCACATAGAAGGCGGATACGTGGGaggggcctgggagggaggggttccGTGGAGTGCCCTCCATTCCCTCCAGACGCCTTCCTGGTGGGCAGCAGGCAGGGGACCCCCGGCAAGATGGAAGGGATGGGGGTTTCCTAGGCAGTGGGTTTCCACAGGGATGGGCCCTCGGAGGGGTGGGCTGGAGCCACAatctgtgtcctgcccctgatgGGAGAGCCCAGGCAGAGAGGACGCTGCTCTGCGCTGGAGTGGGCTGGGAGGAGCTGCAGGAAAGCTCTCTCCTGTGGGCAGCGTGGCAGCCAGAGCTCTTTAGGGGCAGATCCCGCTCCGTGGTGGTGGCTGAATGCGCACACAGATCCCAGGGAGCCAGGGCCCAGATGTGGCCGTGGAATAGCAGACGGTGGAAAGGCCAGAGGCCCGAAGGCAACACAGGGGCATGTTGGGGTCCCAGAagaggagggcaggtagaggtccgctccccctcctctgcaggcGGCCAGGCAAGGGGGTGGTGGCACCGTGTGCTTGTGTGCGCTCTCATGCGCTCTCTGCTCTTTGTGTTCAGGTGGCTGGGGTGCAACTAGAGCGAGGACAGGCCAGGCCAGACCGGAGGCAGGGGACGGCAAAGAGGAGGGGTTCCTAGCTAAACTTAAGAGACTGTTTAGctcctgactccccctcccccccctgaggTAGGCggcctcttctcttctttctggccCCATGGCTTGGGAGCAGGCAGGGGTGGGGAGCCTCAGTCGGCACAGGGTGGAGTCGTTGGAGGGACCCCCATCTCTGCCAGAGTCCCACGGGAGGCAGCCTCCGTGGTCTCCTCTGGGACGCTTCTGCTCCCCTGGGTGGCCGGGAACCCAGGTTCCCTAGGTGAGCGAGAGCAGAGGCTGTCGGGCAGAGAAGGGCAGCTCAGGGAGAacacagccaaccccccccccccaaaggcctgcTTGATAGGAGAAGGTGGAACGCCCCATCCCTGCCCCCGGCAAAGGTTAAATCTAGAAGGCAGCCTGCCAGATACGCCCTCTGCACCCAATCTGcccttttggggagagggggaacggCCCCGGATTCTGTGAGCCTCTTCCCCACACGGACCCTCCCTGTTCAAGCGTTGGCCCAGTCGCTCTTTCTGCTAGGGGTGCATCAGTGGACTTACCGTTTTGTTTTTGGGTTTCAGGGAAACGTTCTGCTGGGAACTAGACCTGGAGGGCAGCAGCCCGggggccggaggaggaggaggaggaggagggagtccAGGACGTAGCTGCATCTTCCCGCCTGATGCCTGCAGAGGGACTGAGGGGCGGCCATCTTTGCCACTTTGGCTCCTGGATGGCTGAAGGACGGGCTGCAGATGGAGATGGGAATTGGAAGAGGCCCAGGTAGCTTCATGCGCCGTCCGGCTGTCCCCAGCCCCTTGGAGATCTGCCACCAGCCCCTGCGGAGCTGCAGGGGAGACCGGCGTTTTCCTGCTTGGCTTGGCGGATGGGACACTTTACCCTCTTGCCCCCTGGGAGGGGAGCGTGGCTCCGATGGGAGGAGAAGCAGCTGTTTCTTTCTGGACTGCCTCGCAGTGGTTGGAGCACTTTCCCTGCGTGAGTTTTGACCCCCGCCCTGCAGCTGAGCCGGAGAGCCCCAAGGGAGGTGTCACACGATCCCTCCGGGCACGGGGCTTGAAGGGGGGTGGCACGCAGGCTGCAGCCACCTGCTGCAGAAGAGGTCCTCTGCATGTGCAAATGGCACAGAAGTACagaactggggtggggagagggctcTTTCCCATCTGGGCTGCGGTCACTCCTGGGCTGGAAGAGGCGGGGAGAGACCGGCCGATGCAATTCGTCTCTGAATCACGGCCAGGTCAGCCTTCCTGTGGGAATGTGGCCACCACATCCAGCCGTGTTCTCCATTTGACACCCCTGCTGAAAttcctcctctcccacccaccccgcatTTAGGGCTCTTTtgggccacctcccccccccccgttacgaAGCCGCATACGTAGCCGTCCAACTGAGTTGGTCTGTGGGGTGATTCAGCgttcatgtaaataaataatacaaatgcACAATAAAATTGCTCTGTAAGAATGTTTAATTGATAAGTTGGTTTTCCAGACTCCCACCGTTTGGGGGAGAGattggtggggaaagggaaggaatatTCCTGAATGTTTGTTTTGGGCCTTTCAGAGTTTGTCCACGTTTCCTGGTTGGGCCTGGCAGCTCCCTCCTGCTCTTTGAGCGTTGTGCGTTTTACCCTTTCCTGGGCACAGCCGCTGCAGCCAGGGGTTCCTGCCCCTTCAGAGGCTGGCCCCCAATTCCCCTTTTGATTTTCCGATTGGGGCAGAAGCCTTCCCCGCTTCACaggtcttcaaaggcagcctttTGCTCTTCCGCCCACGCCTCAAACGTCCTGACCTTGGGGTGGAGCTGCTGGGTCAAGGCAATGTCCCGCTGGGGCTTCGTGTGGTAGAAACGGAACATGT
Protein-coding sequences here:
- the DNAJA3 gene encoding dnaJ homolog subfamily A member 3, mitochondrial isoform X1 produces the protein MRRASQAPKMAAVCSARWLRVAAAAAGGARRWPLALRLARGLSVGLGAFPTGPAPEPRSGVRPHPLIHAASFHTSSAASAKEDYYQVLGVPRTASQKEIKKAYYQLAKKYHPDTNKDDPKAKEKFSQLAEAYEVLSDEVKRKQYDTYGTASFDAGAGGSRQQYWGRGPTVDPEELFRKIFGEFSGSPFGDFHTVFDQPQEYIMELTFTQAAKGVNKEIVVNINDACQRCDGRGHEPGTKVQHCHYCNGTGMETINTGPFVMRSTCRRCGGRGSVMTTPCALCRGSGQTKQKKTVMVPVPAGVEDGQTVRMPVGKKEIFITFRVQKSSVFRRDGADVHSDLFISVAQAVLGGTARAPGLYETINITIPAGIQTDERIRMSGKGIPRVNSYGYGDHYIHIKIRIPKRLTDRQRALMLSYAEDETEVEGTVSGIAHTNTGGWGATRARTGQARPEAGDGKEEGFLAKLKRLFSS
- the DNAJA3 gene encoding dnaJ homolog subfamily A member 3, mitochondrial isoform X2; translation: MRRASQAPKMAAVCSARWLRVAAAAAGGARRWPLALRLARGLSVGLGAFPTGPAPEPRSGVRPHPLIHAASFHTSSAASAKEDYYQVLGVPRTASQKEIKKAYYQLAKKYHPDTNKDDPKAKEKFSQLAEAYEVLSDEVKRKQYDTYGTASFDAGAGGSRQQYWGRGPTVDPEELFRKIFGEFSGSPFGDFHTVFDQPQEYIMELTFTQAAKGVNKEIVVNINDACQRCDGRGHEPGTKVQHCHYCNGTGMETINTGPFVMRSTCRRCGGRGSVMTTPCALCRGSGQTKQKKTVMVPVPAGVEDGQTVRMPVGKKEIFITFRVQKSSVFRRDGADVHSDLFISVAQAVLGGTARAPGLYETINITIPAGIQTDERIRMSGKGIPRVNSYGYGDHYIHIKIRIPKRLTDRQRALMLSYAEDETEVEGTVSGIAHTNTGKRSAGN